In Electrophorus electricus isolate fEleEle1 chromosome 6, fEleEle1.pri, whole genome shotgun sequence, a single genomic region encodes these proteins:
- the LOC113585275 gene encoding cytochrome c oxidase subunit 8B, mitochondrial: MSGLLRGISRIRTAPLLRGSTVVQRANIVSKPAKHAIGPAETVVGLGLFSLVILAPSGWILANLENYKKK; the protein is encoded by the exons ATGTCTGGTCTCCTGCGAGGGATTTCGCGGATTCGCACAGCTCCGCTTTTGCGGGGCTCGACCGTTGTCCAGCGAGCCAACATTGTCTCCAAACCCGCCAAGCATGCGATTGGGCCTGCC GAAACTGTTGTGGGGCTTGGTTTGTTTAGCCTGGTCATCCTGGCTCCATCTGGTTGGATCTTGGCCAACCTTGAGAACTATAAAAAGAAGTAG
- the epdl2 gene encoding ependymin — protein MRTLLLLALGLSTLLSGLAQKPHRCKSPPYLEGKLTAIFPEGKTMVFEQFYYDAFEQRIRVIAAGQESNHSLHVDILMLFRERVYYEINYQNQSCVKMPLSAAFIPIEIPYDAQHNAQFVLGTLSAPGQGLLVNDWVGFIPEYQAKYSMSVTEFGCIPITFLYHIEKMGHVLSSFYDIVVGIENPEVFVPPAFCGSAKLVEQTDGKAADFFTALNSN, from the exons ATGCGGACCCTCCTCCTGCTCGCGCTCGGCTTGAGCACACTGCTCAGCGGCCTCGCTCAGAAACCGCACCGCTGCA AGTCCCCACCATATCTCGAGGGAAAGTTAACTGCG atCTTTCCAGAAGGGAAGACGATGGTATTTGAGCAGTTCTACTATGACGCATTTGAACAGAGGATCCGTGTTATTGCGGCTGGACAGGAAAGCAACCACAGCCTGCACGTAGACATACTTATGCTCTTCAGAGAG AGGGTCTACTACGAGATCAATTACCAAAACCAAAGCTGCGTTAAGATGCCTCTTAGTGCTGCCTTCATTCCCATTGAGATTCCCTATGACGCCCAGCACAATGCCCAGTTCGTCTTGGGAACCCTGTCTGCTCCCGGACAAGGCCTGCTGGTCAATGACTGGGTGGGATTCATCCCCGAGTATCAGG CCAAGTACTCCATGAGCGTCACAGAGTTTGGCTGTATTCCCATCACCTTCCTCTATCACATTGAGAAAATGGGCCACGTCCTGTCAAG CTTCTATGACATTGTCGTCGGAATAGAAAATCCTGAAGTCTTCGTTCCCCCGGCGTTCTGTGGCTCTGCGAAACTGGTGGAGCAAACAGACGGCAAGGCGGCAGACTTCTTCACGGCTCTGAATTCAAATTAA
- the otub1a gene encoding ubiquitin thioesterase OTUB1a: MAEEEQQEEGMSQKEVDGLNCLAYDEAIIAQQDRIQQEIATSIPLVSDCQDLAILKKEYAEDDTIYQQKIRDLQRKYSFIRKTRPDGNCFYRAFGFSYLESLLDDSKELHRFKAIAAKSKMDLVSQGFTEFTIEDFHNTFMDLIEVCDKQPPVGELLSSFNEQSVSDYLVVYLRLVTSGFLQREEDFFQHFIEGAHTVREFCQQEVEPMSKESDHIHIIALAQALNVCILVEYMDRGEGGTVNHHVFPEDGEPKVFLLYRPGHYDILYK, translated from the exons ATGGCGGAGGAGGAACAACAAGAAGAAGGGATGTCTCAAAAAGAGGTTGATG GGTTGAATTGTCTTGCATATGATGAGGCCATAATTGCACAACAGGATAGGATTCAACAAGAG ATTGCCACCAGCATTCCACTTGTATCAGACTGCCAGGACCTAGCTATACTAAAGAAAGAATATGCTGAAGATGACACCATATATCAGCAAAAGATACGG GATTTGCAAAGGAAGTACTCATTTATACGTAAGACCCGGCCAGATGGGAACTGCTTCTATAGAGCCTTTGGGTTCTCATATCTGGAGTCTTTGCTGGATGATAGCAAAGAACTGCACAG GTTCAAAGCCATTGCTGCCAAAAGTAAAATGGACCTAGTGAGCCAAGGCTTCACCGAGTTCACCATAGAAGACTTTCACAATACA TTCATGGACCTGATCGAGGTTTGCGACAAGCAGCCGCCGGTGGGCGAGCTGCTCAGCTCCTTCAACGAGCAGAGCGTGTCTGACTACCTGGTGGTGTACCTGCGGCTGGTTACTTCTGGCTttctgcagagagaggaggacttCTTCCAGCACTTTATAGAGGGCGCCCACACTGTCCGGGAGTTCTGCCAGCAG GAGGTGGAGCCCATGTCCAAAGAGAGTGACCACATCCACATCATAGCTCTAGCCCAGGCACTTAACGTGTGCATCCTGGTGGAGTACATGGACcgtggagagggagggacagtCAACCACCACGTCTTCCCCGAGGATGGGGAGCCCAAGGTATTCCTCCTCTACCGGCCGGGCCACTACGACATCCTGTACAAGTAG
- the pygma gene encoding glycogen phosphorylase, muscle form — protein MSKPLSDYDKRKQISVRGLAGVDNVSDLKTNFNRHLHFTLVKDRNVATKRDYYFALAHTVRDHLVGRWIRTQQHYYEKDPKRVYYLSLEFYMGRALQNTMVNLALENACDEAAYQLGLDMEDLEDMEEDAGLGNGGLGRLAACFLDSMASLGLAAYGYGIRYEFGIFNQKIVSGWQVEEADDWLRYGNPWEKARPEYMRPVHFYGRTEHHPDGVKWVDTQVVLALPYDTPVPGYRNNVVNTMRLWSAKAPCEFNLKDFNVGGYIQAVLDRNLAENISRVLYPNDNFFEGKELRLKQEYFVVAATLQDIIRRFKVSKFGSREVVRTDFTCLPKKVAIQLNDTHPALAIPELIRVLVDEEKLPWENAWDVTVKTCAYTNHTVLPEALERWPIDLFQTLLPRHLEIIYEINQRHLERVASLYPGDMERLQRMSLIEEGGMKRVNMAHLCIVGSHAVNGVAQIHSDILKATVFKDFYEMDPHKFQNKTNGITPRRWLVMCNPGLAEVIAERIGEDFIRDLSQLRKLHSFVDDDAFIRDVAKVKQENKLKFATHLEEQYKVKINPNSIFDIQVKRIHEYKRQLLNCLHIITYYNRIKKDPNKQWTPRTVMIGGKAAPGYHTAKMIIRLVTAIGEVVNNDPVVGDRLKVIFLENYRVTLAEKAIPAADLSEQISTAGTEASGTGNMKFMLNGALTIGTMDGANVEMAEEAGEENLFIFGMRVEDVEALDKKGYNASEYYNRIPELKLAVDQIAAGFFSTKQPDLFKGIVDMLMHHDRFKVFADYEDYMKCQEKVSALYKKPREWTKKVILNIAGSGKFSSDRTISQYAREIWGVEPSLEKIAAPDDLK, from the exons ATGTCGAAGCCACTGTCAGACTATGACAAAAGGAAGCAAATCTCAGTGAGGGGACTTGCCGGCGTTGACAATGTTTCAGATCTCAAGACGAACTTTAACCGTCATCTCCACTTTACACTGGTGAAGGACAGAAATGTTGCCACAAAGCGGGATTACTACTTTGCGCTGGCGCACACCGTCCGGGACCACTTGGTGGGCAGATGGATAAGAACACAACAGCACTATTACGAGAAAGACCCCAAA CGGGTGTACTATCTCTCTCTGGAGTTCTACATGGGTCGTGCTCTGCAGAACACCATGGTGAACCTGGCTTTGGAGAACGCTTGTGACGAGGCTGCGTACCAG CTGGGACTAGACATGGAGGACCTGGAGGACATGGAGGAGGATGCTGGACTGGGGAACGGAGGCCTAGGCCGTCTGGCGG CCTGCTTCTTGGACTCCATGGCCTCTCTGGGTTTGGCCGCCTATGGCTATGGCATTCGTTATGAGTTTGGAATCTTTAATCAGAAAATCGTTAGTGGCTGGCag GTGGAAGAAGCTGATGATTGGCTGCGCTACGGCAACCCATGGGAGAAAGCCCGCCCTGAATACATGCGCCCCGTGCACTTCTAcggcaggacagagcaccacccagaTGGAGTGAAATGGGTGGACACTCAA GTGGTCTTGGCCTTACCCTATGACACTCCCGTGCCTGGCTACAGAAACAATGTTGTAAACACCATGAGACTGTGGTCTGCCAAGGCTCCATGCGAGTTTAACCTGAAAGACT TCAATGTCGGCGGCTACATCCAGGCTGTGCTGGACCGAAACTTGGCTGAGAACATCTCTCGCGTGCTCTACCCCAATGACAAC TTCTTTGAAGGGAAGGAACTGCGTTTGAAGCAGGAATACTTTGTTGTGGCTGCCACGCTCCAGGACATCATCCGCCGCTTCAAGGTCTCCAAATTTGGCTCTAGGGAGGTCGTGCGCACGGATTTCACGTGTCTCCCCAAAAAG GTGGCCATCCAGCTGAATGACACCCACCCTGCCCTTGCTATTCCTGAGTTGATAAGAGTGCTGGTTGACGAGGAGAAGCTGCCATGGGAAAAC GCCTGGGACGTCACGGTGAAGACTTGTGCTTACACAAACCACACAGTGCTGCCCGAGGCTCTGGAGCGCTGGCCTATCGACCTGTTCCAGACCTTGCTGCCTCGGCACCTCGAGATCATATACGAGATCAACCAGCGCCACCTGGAG CGCGTGGCATCCCTCTACCCTGGCGATATGGAGCGTCTGCAGCGTATGTCTCTGATCGAGGAGGGAGGCATGAAGAGAGTCAATATGGCGCACTTGTGCATCGTCGGCTCACATGCCGTTAACGGCGTGGCACAAATACACTCCGACATCCTCAAAGCCACTGT GTTTAAGGACTTTTATGAGATGGACCCGCACAAGTTCCAAAATAAAACCAACGGAATCACCCCCCGCCGCTGGCTGGTCATGTGCAACCCAGGCCTGGCCGAGGTCATCGCAGAG AGAATAGGAGAAGACTTCATCCGCGACCTGAGCCAGCTGAGGAAACTGCACAGCTTTGTTGATGATGACGCTTTCATTCGCGATGTCGCCAAAGTCAAGCAG GAGAACAAACTGAAGTTTGCCACACATCTGGAGGAGCAATACAAGGTGAAGATCAACCCCAACTCCATATTTGACATCCAAGTCAAAAGAATCCATGAGTATAAGAGACAGCTGCTTAACTGCCTGCACATCATCACCTACTATAACC GTATCAAGAAGGACCCCAACAAGCAGTGGACCCCCAGAACCGTTATGATTGGTGGAAAG GCTGCCCCAGGCTACCACACTGCAAAGATGATCATACGTCTGGTCACGGCCATCGGAGAAGTGGTCAACAACGACCCAGTGGTGGGTGACCGGCTCAAAGTCATCTTCCTCGAGAACTATAGAGTCACCCTGGCTGAAAAAG CTATTCCTGCTGCCGACCTGTCTGAGCAAATATCCACAGCCGGCACAGAAGCTTCTGGAACAGGTAACATGAAGTTCATGCTGAACGGTGCTCTGACCATCGGCACCATGGACGGAGCCAACGTGGAGATGGCAGAGGAGGCCGGAGAGGAGAACCTCTTCATCTTCGGCATGAGGGTGGAGGACGTGGAGGCCTTGGACAAGAAGGG ATACAACGCCTCAGAGTACTACAACCGTATTCCGGAGCTGAAGCTGGCCGTTGACCAGATCGCGGCCGGATTCTTCAGCACCAAGCAGCCTGACCTCTTCAAGGGCATCGTCGATATGCTCATGCACCATGACAG GTTTAAAGTATTTGCAGACTATGAAGACTACATGAAATGTCAAGAGAAAGTCAGTGCTCTTTACAAG AAACCCAGGGAATGGACCAAGAAGGTGATCTTAAACATTGCGGGTTCCGGCAAGTTCTCCAGCGACCGCACCATCAGTCAGTATGCTCGTGAGATCTGGGGTGTAGAACCCAGTCTGGAGAAGATCGCAGCCCCCGACGACCTGAAATAA
- the rasgrp2 gene encoding LOW QUALITY PROTEIN: RAS guanyl-releasing protein 2 (The sequence of the model RefSeq protein was modified relative to this genomic sequence to represent the inferred CDS: inserted 1 base in 1 codon), producing the protein MESVSLDQSASVEELVEACIKAFDDEGVIKDQSLVRMFLMMHPWYLSSTELAKKLLHQSQEEECSASRQLQICYLVKYWMHEFPAEFDLSPELAGLVRCLKEQLEENXDVRRSVLLDIDSLPSYEWKRQLNSFVQKKSKASLLFDHLDASTLAEHLTFMEYKSFCKILFQDYHSFVTHGCTVDNPILERFITLFNSVSQWIQIMVLSKATAQQRATVITDFIKLAQKLLELQNFNTLMAVVGGLSNSSISRLKATQALIGNDAQKLFNGLAELVTSCGNYSHYRQHFSECSGFRFPILGVHLKDLIAVHVALPDWADPGKSRVNLTKTRQLYAILQELAQVQSTPPNIDANPDLLNLLMVSLDQYHSEEEIYQLSLQREPRSLKLSASISKPQSPLIEQWASSVKPKADPVIINKHIEKMVESVFKNFDTDGDGYVSQREFETIRNNFPYLSKFDELDQNQDGKISREEMIEYFTKTSSVLNYKMGFVHTFAAMSCIKPTVCQHCSGIIWGFHKQRYKCKVCGVSCHKDCRSNLALECRKRTKSFSVDSPVPLISRSLSLPPSTGQHSKPECTVIKEEIQENLEDEVFDEHF; encoded by the exons atggagagCGTGTCATTGGATCAGTCGGCCAGCGTGGAGGAACTGGTGGAAGCCTGCATCAAAGCCTTTG atgatGAAGGGGTCATAAAGGACCAGTCTCTGGTGCGCATGTTCCTCATGATGCATCCCTGGTATCTTTCCTCCACCGAACTAGCCAAGAAGCTCCTGCACCA GTCTCAGGAGGAGGAATGCAGTGCCAGTCGCCAATTGCAGATTTGTTATCTTGTCAA GTACTGGATGCACGAGTTCCCGGCTGAGTTTGACCTGAGCCCGGAGCTGGCCGGGCTGGTGCGCTGTCTGAaggagcagctggaggaga AGGACGTGAGACGCAGTGTCCTCTTGGACATAGACAGCCT CCCATCGTACGAATGGAAGCGACAGCTGAATTCGTTTGTACAGAAGAAGAGCAAGGCGTCTCTTCTCTTTGACCACCTGGATGCCTCGACCCTGGCAGAGCACCTCACCTTCATGGAGTACAAGTCCTTCTGCAAGATCCTG TTCCAGGATTATCACAGTTTTGTGACGCATGGCTGTACTGTGGATAACCCCATTCTGGAGCGATTCATCACCCTCTTCAACAGCGTGTCCCAGTGGATTCAGATAATGGTGCTCAGTAAAGCCACAGCCCAGCAGAGAGCCACTGTCATCACTGACTTCATCAAACTGGCCCAG aaactTCTAGAGCTGCAGAACTTCAACACTCTTATGGCAGTTGTTGGGGGTCTGAGTAACAGCTCCATCTCCAGACTCAAAGCTACACAGGCACTGATTGGTAACGATGCCCAGAAG CTGTTCAATGGGCTGGCAGAGCTGGTCACGTCGTGCGGGAACTACAGCCATTACCGGCAGCACTTCTCCGAGTGCAGCGGCTTTCGCTTCCCGATTCTGGGCGTGCACCTGAAGGACCTGATAGCTGTGCACGTGGCCCTGCCTGACTGGGCTGACCCAGGGAAGAGCCGCGTCAACCTGACCAAGACCCGACAGCTGTACGCCATCCTGCAGGAGCTGGCGCAGGTCCAGAGCACGCCACCCAACATCGATGCCAACCCAGATCTGCTCAACTTGCTCATG GTGTCTCTCGACCAGTACCACTCAGAGGAGGAGATCTATCAGCTCTCTCTGCAGAGAGAACCACGCAGCTTGAAATTATCT GCATCCATCTCTAAGCCCCAATCTCCTCTAATAGAACAGTGGGCGTCTTCCGTCAAACCCAAGGCTGATCCAGTCATCATCAACAAACACATTGAGAAGATGGTGGAG tctgtgtttaaaaATTTTGACACGGATGGCGATGGCTACGTTTCTCAAAGAGAATTTGAGACCATCAGGAATAACTTTCCCTACCTCAGCAAATTTGACGAGCTGGACCAAAACCA agaTGGTAAGATTAGCCGAGAGGAGATGATCGAGTACTTCACCAAAACGAGCTCCGTGCTCAACTATAAGATGGGCTTCGTGCACACTTTTGCAGCCATGAGCTGCATCAAACCCACAGTGTGTCAGCACTGCTCAGGGATT atttggGGATTTCACAAGCAAAGATACAAATGCAAAG TATGTGGGGTTAGCTGTCATAAAGACTGCCGAAGCAATTTGGCCCTTGAGTGTCGTAAACGGACAAAAAGTTTCAGCGTTGACTCTCCAGTTCCACTGATCAGCCGATCTCTCAGCTTGCCTCCCTCTACTGGACAGCACAGCAAACCTGAGTGCACTG TCATCAAAGAGGAAATCCAGGAGAATCTAGAGGATGAAGTGTTTGATGAACACTTTTGA
- the slc22a6l gene encoding solute carrier family 22 member 6 has product MAFADLLEQVGSMGRFQYLHVTLLSLPILMLASHNLLQNFAAAVPPHHCAFRGNLSVPGLDTEETLRISVPLDQRGRPQQCRRYAQPQWHLLGSNSSVEPEDKMEVKEMETEGCVDGWNYDMRDMTSTIISEWDLVCDLRSLKRMGQTVYMGGVLVGALVFGGLSDRFGRRVLLLISNLLLAVSGTCAAFSTSFTMFCVFRFFCGMGLSGLILNSFSLIVEWVPTRVRTIVGTVTGYCYTIGQIILAMVAYYIRDWRWLILAVSLPFYAFFLYSWWFLESARWLVLSKKPEQAVKNLKAVAYINGRHAEREKINLEMLQESMKKEMSCSKGSYSGVDLLRTQTLRTITICLSAVWFSTSFAYYGLSMDLQKFGVNIYLIQVIFGAVDIPSKIIVTVCMSTIGRRLSQCGALVLSGVAIFINLLVPYELQLVRTTLAVIGKGCLAASFSCCYLYSGELYPTVIRQNGMGWVTMMGRLGAMVAPMVLMLVEVKVWLPGLIFGGVPILSGIFAYFLPETLASPLPDTIQDAEDRGFKRRHFKQDSEKEELALKEQSNSPLKELA; this is encoded by the exons ATGGCATTCGCAGACCTCCTGGAGCAGGTGGGCAGCATGGGACGCTTCCAGTACCTGCATGTCACGCTGCTGTCCCTTCCTATCCTCATGCTGGCCAGCCACAACCTGCTGCAGAACTTTGCGGCGGCTGTGCCGCCGCACCACTGCGCTTTCCGTGGCAACCTCTCGGTCCCTGGGCTGGACACCGAGGAGACCCTGCGCATCAGCGTGCCCCTGGACCAGCGGGGCAGGCCCCAGCAGTGCAGGCGCTATGCCCAGCCACAGTGGCACCTGCTGGGCAGCAACAGCTCTGTGGAGCCCGAAGACAAGATGGAGGtgaaagagatggagacagagggtTGCGTGGATGGCTGGAACTATGACATGAGAGACATGACGTCGACCATCATTTCAGAG TGGGATTTGGTCTGTGACTTGCGATCTTTGAAGCGGATGGGACAAACTGTTTATATGGGAGGGGTGCTTGTAGGTGCTTTGGTCTTTGGAGGACTATCTGACAG GTTTGGCCGCCGGGTCTTGCTTCTCATCTCTAACCTTTTGTTGGCGGTGTCTGGGACGTGCGctgccttctccacctccttcactatgttctgtgtgttccGCTTCTTCTGTGGCATGGGCCTGTCAGGCCTGATCCTCAACTCCTTCTCCCTCA TTGTGGAGTGGGTCCCTACTCGCGTGCGGACGATAGTGGGTACAGTCACGGGCTACTGCTACACTATAGGCCAGATCATCTTAGCAATGGTGGCTTACTACATCCGCGACTGGCGCTGGCTCATTCTGGCCGTCTCTCTGCCCTTCTACGCCTTCTTCCTCTACTCGTG GTGGTTCTTGGAGTCTGCGAGGTGGCTGGTCTTGAGCAAGAAGCCTGAGCAAGCAGTCAAAAATCTCAAAGCCGTGGCTTACATTAACGGTCGTCATGCCGAGCGGGAAAAAATCAACTTAGAG ATGCTGCAGGAGTCCATGAAGAAGGAGATGTCTTGCTCAAAGGGCAGTTACAGTGGGGTAGACCTGCTGCGTACCCAGACACTGAGAACCATCACCATCTGTCTCAGCGCCGTCTG GTTCTCTACAAGCTTTGCCTACTATGGCCTATCCATGGACTTACAGAAATTTGGGGTAAACATATATTTGATCCAGGTGATCTTTGGGGCAGTGGACATTCCGTCCAAAATCATTGTTACGGTGTGCATGAGTACGATAGGGCGGAGGCTGTCGCAGTGCGGTGCCCTCGTACTGTCTGGGGTCGCCATCTTCATTAATCTGCTGGTGCCCTATG aacTGCAATTAGTTCGTACCACTCTGGCGGTGATTGGAAAAGGCTGTCTGGCTGCCTCGTTTAGCTGCTGCTACCTTTACTCAGGGGAACTGTACCCCACAGTAATCCG GCAGAACGGCATGGGATGGGTGACGATGATGGGACGCTTAGGGGCCATGGTAGCGCCAATGGTGCTTATGCTGGTCGAGGTGAAGGTGTGGCTGCCGGGATTAATCTTTGGAGGAGTGCCCATCCTCAGTGGGATTTTTGCCTACTTCCTGCCTGAGACGCTCGCTTCTCCCCTTCCCGACACCATCCAGGATGCTGAGGACAG AGGTTTCaaaagaagacattttaaacaagATTCTGAAAAAGAAGAACTGGCCCTAAAGGAGCAGAGCAACAGCCCACTGAAGGAGTTGGCTTGA